A single region of the Mustela lutreola isolate mMusLut2 chromosome 2, mMusLut2.pri, whole genome shotgun sequence genome encodes:
- the LOC131825205 gene encoding keratin, type II cytoskeletal 8-like, with the protein MSVRVTQKSYKVSTSGPRAFSSRSYTSGPGSRISSSAFSRVGGSFRGGLNSSMSVVGGYGGGAGGMGGITAVSVNQSLLSPLKLEVDPNIQAVRTQEKEQIKTLNNKFASFIDKVRHLEQQNKVLETKWSLLQQQKTARSNIDNMFESYISNLRRQLDTLGQEKLKLEVELGNMQGLVEDFKNKYEEEIKERADMENEFVLIKKDVDEAYMNKVELESRLEGLTDEINFLRQLYEEEIRELQSQISDTSVVLSMDNSRSLDLDGIISEVKAQYEDIANRSWAEAETMYQIKYEELQTLDGKHGDDLRRTKTEISEMNRSISRLQAEIEALKNQRAALEAAIADAEQRGELAIKDADGKVAELEAALQRAKQDMARQLREYQELMNVKLALDIEIATYRKLLEGEESRLESGMQNMSIHTKTTSGFSGGLSSTYGALPSPSLNYGLSSFQSSFGPSGSFSRGSSSKAVVVKKIETRDGKLVSESSDVLSK; encoded by the coding sequence ATGTCCGTCAGGGTGACCCAGAAGTCCTACAAGGTGTCCACCTCCGGCCCCCGGGCCTTCAGCAGCCGCTCCTACACCAGCGGGCCTGGCTCCCGCATCAGCTCGTCCGCCTTCTCCCGGGTGGGCGGCAGCTTCCGGGGGGGCCTGAACAGCAGCATGAGTGTGGTCGGGGGCTacggcggcggggccgggggtaTGGGGGGCATCACGGCCGTCTCAGTGAACCAGAGCCTGCTGAGCCCCCTTAAGCTGGAAGTGGATCCCAACATCCAAGCTGTGCGCACTCAGGAGAAGGAGCAGATCAAGACCCTCAACAACAAATTTGCCTCTTTCATCGACAAGGTGAGGCACCTGGAGCAGCAGAACAAAGTTCTGGAGACCAAGTGGAGCCTCCTACAGCAGCAGAAGACCGCGCGGAGCAACATAGACAACATGTTCGAGAGCTACATCAGCAACCTCCGGCGGCAGCTGGACACCCTGGGCCAGGAGAAGCTGAAGCTGGAGGTGGAGCTTGGCAACATGCAGGGGCTGGTGGAGGACTTCAAGAATAAATATGAGGAGGAGATCAAAGAGCGTGCAGACATGGAGAATGAATTTGTCCTCATCAAGAAGGATGTGGACGAAGCTTATATGAACAAGGTAGAACTCGAGTCCCGCCTGGAAGGGCTGACCGACGAGATCAACTTCTTAAGGCAGCTGTATGAAGAGGAGATCCGTGAGCTGCAGTCCCAGATCTCGGACACGTCTGTGGTCCTATCCATGGACAACAGCCGCTCCCTGGACCTGGACGGCATCATCTCCGAGGTCAAGGCCCAGTATGAGGACATCGCCAACCGTAGCTGGGCTGAGGCTGAGACCATGTACCAGATCAAGTACGAGGAGCTGCAGACATTGGATGGGAAGCACGGGGATGACCTCCGTCGCACGAAGACGGAGATTTCTGAGATGAATCGGAGCATCAGCCGACTCCAGGCTGAGATCGAGGCCCTCAAAAACCAGAGGGCTGCACTGGAGGCTGCCATTGCTGATGCTGAGCAGCGCGGGGAGCTGGCCATTAAGGATGCCGATGGCAAGGTGGCCGAGCTGGAGGCCGCCCTGCAGCGAGCCAAGCAGGACATGGCCCGGCAGCTGCGCGAGTACCAGGAGCTCATGAATGTCAAGTTGGCCCTGGACATTGAGATTGCCACCTACCGCAAGCTGCTGGAGGGCGAGGAGAGCCGGCTGGAGTCTGGGATGCAGAACATGAGTATCCATACTAAGACCACCAGCGGCTTTTCAGGTGGCCTGAGCTCGACCTATGGGGCCCTCCCAAGCCCTAGCCTCAACTATGGCCTGAGCTCCTTTCAGTCCAGCTTTGGCCCCTCCGGGTCCTTCAGCCGTGGCAGCTCCTCCAAGGCTGTGGTGGTGAAGAAGATTGAGACCCGTGACGGGAAGCTGGTGTCTGAGTCGTCTGATGTCCTGTCCAAGTGA